Genomic segment of Schistocerca piceifrons isolate TAMUIC-IGC-003096 chromosome 1, iqSchPice1.1, whole genome shotgun sequence:
tggataacttcacacttatgaaattgtattttttctgtactgTATGAACCCTTCATattttccggaaccattgtgatactatgagagctttgaatgatgtatttggtatgggatcatgatttttaaagtacgttcgaggtagatgacactactgaaatgagcagagaatttttttgtaggttttgaaattattggaggaagctacgacgattttgagaattgactgagatgttatgatattattatgatgacgatgtgtattatgctgttgagatatgtttatgatcaataagatgatgctaccgtatatgaggaatttgattatgctgcgtatttcttatgatgaaatattgaagaagtgtcgacgaatatgtatatgtataataagggaaggaataatgagtagtggtctggacactgatttgtggaaaaggatgttggaaaccaagaatcgtactttaagaattatgaaatgtgtgtacatgcgtgaatgtattacaatgctgtcgaaaattttttgcacactgttatattcataggattttgtttctacacatttgtaacgcaaattctcgacctgtaaaatatttgtaaatgagactgtcactgtagcggaaactgctgttgtaaatatttcagttagaaaggtaagtgaccttgatgtaatgcgttttgggtgcccagctgggagatagtcatctgacaaaagaaagccattaggtgaaaaaaaagaggccattatcctcgctattgacatttctttgtcgaaagcatcgcaaatacgacacgctcaaacttgaaaacatatgattacactgtggagctcttaatttatgatatttactaaaatgcctaatgaaatgatgagaaacattttacatctattgtctttctagttgagagattgctcattttgtttaatatctagtttccagctgtgttgcagcattgattttataaaataaaataaaatgcatttgctaatgtgaacactttctgtcaacagatccattaaataataattttgtgatccatattcttcgaaaaaggagcacttggaatgaaaagaacaataagaagggactaataacagtaacttcatacataattttcttttcaactacttggtaattttttggtagagtaagttatcgtgatgcatcactctagtgttaagaggtgacataggtattagacatggccatctttagtgtaatattttttctgcttgagctttgtcatatttagatataagttgttacatttgctgctgctgtttgccgggcatagtgctactaaatttcactttgtattactctgttaagctagttttactactgatttatttttcttgttgctgtacattggctcatattagttgtaatgttacattgcttggtaatttagatttactgtagcttgctttgacaatttccattttttttcattgctgtttgtattaattgttttatgctgctgcattgcctcgtcccttagtttagcatctgagctcagtagatttaagttagcttaagagggggtagactatataagagaatgagttgcgatgaattggaagaaatgcattgagaagttatatgaaaaaagtacagaaagcaggtatagataggactttttgggaataatgatgaatgaagggagatccccaagaaaaaaaagttttgtttgcaaaatactgcagtaccaactGTTACACTGAACACAAaacctgtcctttccccctgtgttattctgctatgtgtttgtgtactcttgtatatttgtgattttcctgtctttatgtgtttaggtaataagatttatgttgtagaatttttcaaatactatgttattttcttcataaagatgtttagacgttatttatcctgttttgttttaatgctcatgttgatgtttcgaaagttattctgatcttttatgtatgtacttatgtcataattcttgtaacactgatgtatatgtttatttctgttcttttgtaaagcatgttttactacaaatgttatctgttttgttatgttcttgaatgatctattttgtacctttgtaattgtattcttatgttgtaaatttataattgtaattgacaccagttcatcagggGGGACGtacacgaaactgcagtaattttaaaagtattttataaaactctaattttttaagataatcaatccaaatttggtacagttattaagaaATGTTATGCGCATATGAacctaaattttcatttttattgaccttttacatctttaattattaacaattaattttttttcaacaatgtaattacaaatgttccttttttgagaaaactgtgagagcaatgttaatgaatttttgtacacactttcataccaaataattacaaaactctgtggagcagaatttttatatcttcttttgttcagtttttacgggtctcccaatttccctgaaaaataatatatcaaatttaaggaatattttctaccataaataccttactattttattaaatgaaaattccttccacagaatttttcactatagtactgactagtcatataccaaatttcacttctctaccttttgtggtttttgagaaaaaggtacataaagttataaaaatgtaagttacgggAAAACTGAATCAATGATTTGATAGTGTTTGTATTAGGTCTTACCGTCTCTGTGTGAACTAGTGCAAGCCATATGCATACTCCTCTTCATCTGCAAGCAGTCTCTTCTTTGCTTGTCTTCTTTGGTTAACCTGCTGTTCAATTTTATTGGCTGTAATATCAGCCGCAGCAACTCTTTTGTCATCGATGTCCTTCAATATTGAATAGGTGAAAGCTCCTGGATGAAATCCTAGCCTCTGTAGAGTTTTTATTCTTCCAAGATTACCAttgttaaaaactaaacaagcatcatatgcagcaatttcaacaataattgttgaaacaaatgttgtttttgGGCAACGTTTCCAAATCAGTgagttgtaactttcattagggttttgtgtctttccatgcacACACTTTCGTAGGAGGTCTGGCTCTGCTAAACACCTAAATGTTGGTTTTATAGCACTTAAAACAGCCACAGGTaaactgtgcttgtgtgaatagTTCATGCCATCACGCTCAGCCTGCTTGAATTTGCAccacgatatgtcacacaaattatGTACAGGTTTGTCATCTGTGGatagtttatgaaaataaatagacCACACAGCCTTCTGCATGTTATTCAAATTTCCACTGTTGTCCCTTATTGCCTTGCCATAGTACACTTGTAAAGAAtgaatttctttgtctgtgagTCTGTTGGGACCACCTAaaagttttccatcctcaagtttcCTGCCCTTCAATTCAcgtttcaattttaaaagtctgcctcccattcgtttttgcacatgtccaacacattccaacttttctatagcACAATGGGGACCATAAGGTTCACTTTCCAAAACAGTTTTGAAGGAGCTGgagtcaccatcaccaaggtattttgtGTATCTAACACCGTACTTTTCCACACTTCGATGGAACATAAGTTTCATAGCTGCAGGTTCCATTCCACCACTAGAACCAGAATAATTTCTACAGCACACTTTCTTGTGTTCAACCTgccacttattttcttccacttcaccaGCTCTCTTTCCGAGTACACAGCTATAGCAATATTTGCTCATTACCTGAACGTCAAGAATTTTTCCAGTATCAACACTAATGACAGATGATACTCCATACAGTGATGTATGTCCACGCTTCATCCACGTTCCATCACATGACACACACAAATCGGTGTCTGGCGTGTTATCTGCTTCTGTCTTTAGTTCACTATTCATCTTCACAGCTTCCTTTGCAGAGGACTTCAAGTTTTCTTCCACTTCCTCTTGAAGAGCACTTAGCAGTGTTTTATTTCCAGTGGTGTACCTAGCACTTGGTTGTGGCATGTTCATGATCCCACAAAACAGTCTGGTACCTTCCCTGCCTATGCCCAAACATCTCATGCCATATATTAAACGCATATTTGCTTCATATATCCGGTTACTTGATGCCGAAGTTCTAAAAGCAGTGTCTGAATGACAGCTTTCACAAGTAAGATGCAACATACACACTATTCCAATTCTGTTTTCTTCGTCATATAATCTCAAACTTTTTGCACCACAGTCAGCACATACACAAGCAGATGATATAATATCAGATAGTATTTTCAAATCAATAAGCCTAAAACCACTAGTAGCTTGAGTGTCTGAGCCACAATCATCAAGTGATTGACAGCTGTCAATTTTCCTTCTCGAAGCACTCGCTTTCTTGGTTGAAGTATCGTTTCCATTTGTTATTATGGGGCTGGTTTTCAAGTTGTCTTTACTACATCGAGAAGCTTGACACTTTCTAACCTTTTTAAACACCTTACTAGAACGCGGCATGCTGCAAAATATAATAACAAGTCTACTTACAACTTTCGTAAAAATGTATTCCAAACAAACACTCGTAAACAAACGCTATAAATCAAAGAATATAAAACCAGCGGCAGAGATATTATTCCACAGCCTTCTTGATGTAGTACACAAACGTTCCCTGCATTGTGACtgcacaaaactggaaaaaaacgcagtatAAATAGATATACGAGAGGATGAAGACCAAGATGGGGGGGCGTCGCCCTGtgcaagctattacaaattattatttttttcccccttagaagcggaattggaacgtaatatttggtaattgaaatttcaataccatgtagtaaatgaagagccaataaaatttttttcacaaatttggtcattttcatgtacgtccccccttaatgctcatgttgatgtttcgaaagttattctgatcttttatgtatgtacttatgtcataattcttgtaacactgatgtatatgtttatttctgttcttttgtaaagcatgttttactacaaatgttatctgttttgttatgttcttgaatgatctattttgtacctttgtaattgtattcttatgttgtaaatttataattgtaattgacaccagttcatcaaattaagtaacttgtaagttacatttcactgcacaagtttttgttggtcatagtatatgcacaatatgtgaaaaaaagaggactgttagtgttcagacatgtgttaataattcagcaagggactgattaacagcattgctggttctaaggacaattccaaaaagttcgtgagtgcacaagtggtggtttatagacttgcgacattgtctgcaagacttctaaggacaattccaaaaactttgtgcgtgcacaagtggtggtttatggacttgctatattctctgcaagactcttcgatggtgattttgcacctgcacagtcgcaacagatggctgctggccgtctctacaaggactacagtgggtctgcacctttgatgacccgccaataccattatttctacaaggactgcagtgggtctgcacctttgatgacccaccaataccattatttctacaaggactgcagtgggtctgcacctttgatgacccaccaataccattatttctacaaggactgcagtgggtctgcacctctggtggcccaccaataccataatctctaccaggaatacaatgagtctgctctgtgatgacctacctaccaatattcttcaaaacttcgactgactctgctgtgggtttgctctgttgtggcccattacctgtctgcatgtcaagagtcagcactgtctttccgttggaaggacaacactgcttcttcaagactgcatggaaatccactacttccgtgtgcattctcttttactgctcagactttgagaaaaacacagcaattttactgtgataaacgatcaggactgtctttatggtctgtgagaaaattttagcttttgaccaacattgtatcaataagtgtgtgcatttgatttctttgttattgtaatcaggaaattttttttaaaatctgtattggccactgcccaaaacaatttgtaaaattttttgtggggagaatgggggctatgtaagtaggctgtttaggtttttttattggtaacgccacgtagtgctctgtatgaaaatcactggctgtgctgtgtgcagtctgtggctagtttgcattgttgtctgccattgtagtgttggacagttggctgttaacagcgcgtagcgttgcgcagttggaggtgagccgccagcagtggtggatgtggggagagagatggcggaattgtgagagcggatgatctggagagAGACAGTaactttgtaagactggatgtcatgaactgatatatatatatatatatatattatatatatatatatatgacttttgaacaatattaaggtaaatacattgttttttctcaataaaatctttcatttgctaactatgcctatcagtagttagtgccttccgtagtttgaatcttttatttagctggcagtagcggcgctcgctgtattgctgtagcttgagtaacgaagatttttggtgaggtaagtgatttgtgaaaggtataggttaatgttagtcagggccattcttttgtagggatttttgaaagtcagactgcgttgcgctaaaaatattgtgtgtcaggttaagcacagtcttgtataatttttctaaggggacgtttcacatctaAAACTGAAAGTGTGTTACAGACTGTTCAAAATAGTCGATGACGCACTGTGCATGTGTCATGAAGGAGACCAGACTATTGATCGCGTGCTTTTAGAGGCTGCATTAATACAAAAAAAGAGTATGGCGCTCTCAGGAATCAAATAACTGGTAAAGGTGGTCGATGGCAGAGCAATAACTCGGACTTAGTTCACAAATTCACAATAGATTTTTACAACTTTCGTAATTCAATAAGATATTCAATTGGATGGTAATCCTTTGGTATTCACGagtgcactgaaaaatctgcacgtACGGTAGAAGGCTAACAGGTCTGTAATTATAACTCAAGATAAAGAAAAATACGGTATTTCAGTGGATTACTAAGTCTTGATAGATGACTATTGTAATTTTGTATTTCGAAAGAAATGAATCTGATGAAACTATATGATTTGTATTAGCTTTGTTAATCTAAAATTCTACAGATAACATTTTAAATCAACCTTCACACATGTATTAATACAATTTAAtggaacattttaaaaataaaataacagtacgcgatatgaaacttcctgacagattagaactgtgtgccgactgagactcggactcgggacctttgcctttcgcaagcaatttctctacaaactgagctacccaagcacaactcacgacccgtcctcagagccagtacctcgtctcctaccttccaaagttcagagaaggtcttctgcaaaccttgtagaactaacactcctggaagaaaggatattgcggagatatgtcttagccacagcctaggggatgtttccaggagtgctacttctgcaaggttttcagaagaccttctgtgaactttggaaggtaggagacgaggtactgacggaattgaagctgtgaggacgggtcgtgagccgtgcttgagtagctctgttcgtagagcaattgcccgcaaaaggcaaaggtctcgagtttgagtctcggtcgggcacacagttttaatccgtcaggaagtttcatatcagtgcacactccgctgcagagtgaaaaatgtcATTCTGAATAGTACTCGAATTCAAAGGCAGGGAAAACCGAAGACAGTGGCATTAAGCACTCTCCATCACTCATTCCACAGCAGTTTGCGAAGTGAAGATGGAAATGTAGAAACAGGTCACGAGATGTGAAAATGCATTTCTCGCGTTTCTCGATCATCAGCCCCAGTTTCATTAAATCACAGCACGTTTTTGGCATAAATGCATGAAAAGCTGGGCAGGCGAACAGCACCCGGTGGCCAACTAGTTTCAAGCCCCTCTCTGCATCTCCAAGAAGGACTTTTGGCCTCTGGACCCTGACACGTGATAGTTGTACTCTAGGTAGATGGTAAACATGGACGGACTCCGTGGATGCGATGATTCGGTTGTGCAGTCACTTCTGAGTCTGCTAATACCGGGACACACATTACGGAcaggagtggtcgtgcggtagcgttctcgcttcccacgcccgggttcccgggttcgattcccggcggggtcagggattttctctgcctcgtgatggctgggtgttgtgtgctgtccttaggttagttaggtttaagtagttctaagttctaggggactgatgaccatagatgttaagtcccatagtgctcagagccatttgaaccattacggacAGGAACTGTAGTTAGAAATTACACGTAGTTTTCGTATAAGTAATTTCCAATCTATCTTGAAGTAGAGCATGAATACAAGACTTattgggtgggttgggttgtttgggggaagagaccaaacagcgaggtcatcggtctcatcggattagggaaggatggggaaggaagtcggccgtgccctttcaaaggaaccatgccggcatttgcctggagcgatttagggaaatcacggaaaacctaaatcaggattgccggacgcggggttgaaccgttgtcctcccaaatgcaagacTTATTACCAGGCGTTTCACGGGATCTCTTCCACTCTCAGTCCTAAACAGCACAAAAATAACTTTTCTTCTGCTGGAAAGAATTTGGTGATAATTCTGCACTATCACTTAAGGTACGTTTACACCGTGAGCACTAGCCGTATGCGGCCTTTGCACGTAGAGGCAAGGGAGCGCATGCCTCTGATGTGTCcgcacgcctcccccccccccccccccccccccgcgcaacCCACGGGAGCAAGGGCAGGAATGGCGGAGCCACGTGGAACAGTCGCATGTATTTCCGCACTCCTCTCCGTTGTTTATTGGTATGTGTGACTGAAACAGACAGTTGAAACGTTCAGTTTCTTGCACTTGTTTGAGTTAGCGCCATAGCTGATCAGGCTAACGAGAAACAGACGGAATTTGAGGATGATTATCGTTCCTTTCCTTGCTTGTGGTTCGTCAATACTGCCGATTATAACGACAAAATTAACAGGACTGATTGTCTACAGTTTCTGACAAATAAGAGAAACATGCAAACAGCGAAGACTCTGTGTACGACAGGCAGTGTCGTAGCTCTGGAAAATAGTAAATTGATAGTCAATGAATCGCTGGTTCGAATATTGacaaggtcttctatttttttaattttattttttcgttcagttcgaatacatacttcatttaaatataaaattcaagaaatatgcTAATTAATACATATCTGATCATTACAGAAAATGCatatcttcttgtttctaattacatgttGCATGCAGAATTCCAGAGTTCACTCCAGAGACaatttcttaattatcgatattctgtaaaacactgtttttatcttgcttagaactgggctcgCCAGAATTTGCCTTTAGCATCCTTCTCCTGATGATTATTCCTGGTTGGCTACATGTAGGAtgaagggaactgatgacctcgcagttcggtCCCTCTAACTCCAACAACCAACTATCCAACCAAAGGACTGTTAATAAATTTGTgatgtttttaatttaaacaatctttattaacaatcttttacaTAATATCAGTAATTAAGAATTTAcatttgtaattaaaactggaatttattgggcaattagaaacaagaaaatgtttattttttgtaaaaataatgattagatatgtgttaattagcatggaTTTGATGAATTTTGTATGAAATCATGTAGGTCCTCGAATTTAACAAAAAAGAATCCCATTGAAAAGATTTGTAGTTACCCCTGAAGGAATCTATCTGAAAGTTTTTAACGACATtccaaaatactcttctctttctGTGCTACTGTGCTTTCATGTAGTAAAATGTCATTTCGATATCTTAAACCGTTTACGAAATGTGATGGATTATGGATATTACAAATAATAAACTATAGTCGTATCGTTTATCGTTGCATGTAAGGGTGGAAGTGAGTGTAATACAGAAAATCTATTTTCTCGAGGTTGGAGACAGATATAGAGTTAGTCCCACGTCTAAAGAAAACTTCAGTATGTTAGCTACGTTTGAGACCCTGCAATGCAATGACCTCACATGCCCCAAACGAGAACTCATAGTGgcccctatttttcactgcaaaccatCTCAGTTTCATGTGGTGACGTAAGTAATCACTAAATAACGCaagaactatgaccattaacgaaaaggTAGGCAGTTCACCTGGAAGCTGatgtacagggtagtccattgatagtgaccgggcaaaatacctcacgaaataagcatcaaacgaaaaaactacaaagaacgaaactcatctagcttgaagggggaaaccagatggcgctatggttggccagctagatggcgctgccataggtcaaacggatatcatatcaactgcgttttttaaaataggaacccacatttttattacatattcgtgcagtacgtaaagaaatttgaatattttagttagaccacttttttcgctttgtgatagatggcgctgtaatagtcacaaacgtataagtacgtggtatcacctaacattccgccagtgcggacggtatttgcttcgtgatacattacccgtgtttaaatggaccgtttaccaattgcggaaaagatcgatatcgtgttgatgtatggctgttgcgatcaaaatgcccaacgggcgtgtgctatgtatgctgctcggtatcctggacgacatcatccaagtgtccggaccgttcgccgcgtagttacgttatttaaggaaacaggaagtgttcagccatatgtgaaacgtcaaccacgacctgcaacaaatgatgatgcccaagtaggtattttagctgctgtcgcggctaacccgcacatcagtagcagacaaattgcgcgagaatcgggaatctcaaaaacgtcggtgttcagaatgctacatcaacatcgattgcacccctgccatatttctatgcaccaggaattgcatggcgacaactttgaacgtcgtgtacagttctgccactgggcacaagggaaattacgggacgaagacagatttttttgcacgcgttgtatttaccAATgacgcgtcattcaccaacagcggtaacgtaaaccggcattatatgcactattgggcaacggaaaatccactatggctgcgaaaagtggaacatcagcgaccttgccgggttaatgtatggtgcggcattatgggaggaaggataattggcccccattttatcgatggcagctTCAATGGtgtaaatgtatgctgatttcctacgtagtgatctaccgatgttactacaagatgtttcactgcaagacagaatggcgatgtagttccaacatgatggatgtccagtatATAGCTCGCGTGctgctgaagcggtattgaatagcatatttcatgacaggtggattggtcgtcgaagcaccataccatgtccctctcgttcaccgaatctgacgtccccggatttctttctgtggggaaacttgaaggatatttgctatcgtgatccaccgacaacgcctgacaacatgcgtcagcgcattgtcaatgcaagtgcgaacattacggaaggcgaactactcgcctttgagaggaatgtcgttacatgtgttgccaaatgcattgaggttgacggacatcattttgagcatttatcgcattaatgtggtatttacatgtaatcacgctgtaacagcatgcgttctcaggaattataagttcacaaaggcacgtgtaacacattggaacaaccgaaataaaaagttcaaacgtacctacgttcggtattttaatttaaaaaacct
This window contains:
- the LOC124799140 gene encoding uncharacterized protein LOC124799140, producing MPRSSKVFKKVRKCQASRCSKDNLKTSPIITNGNDTSTKKASASRRKIDSCQSLDDCGSDTQATSGFRLIDLKILSDIISSACVCADCGAKSLRLYDEENRIGIVCMLHLTCESCHSDTAFRTSASSNRIYEANMRLIYGMRCLGIGREGTRLFCGIMNMPQPSARYTTGNKTLLSALQEEVEENLKSSAKEAVKMNSELKTEADNTPDTDLCVSCDGTWMKRGHTSLYGVSSVISVDTGKILDVQVMSKYCYSCVLGKRAGEVEENKWQVEHKKVCCRNYSGSSGGMEPAAMKLMFHRSVEKYGVRYTKYLGDGDSSSFKTVLESEPYGPHCAIEKLECVGHVQKRMGGRLLKLKRELKGRKLEDGKLLGGPNRLTDKEIHSLQVYYGKAIRDNSGNLNNMQKAVWSIYFHKLSTDDKPVHNLCDISWCKFKQAERDGMNYSHKHSLPVAVLSAIKPTFRCLAEPDLLRKCVHGKTQNPNESYNSLIWKRCPKTTFVSTIIVEIAAYDACLVFNNGNLGRIKTLQRLGFHPGAFTYSILKDIDDKRVAAADITANKIEQQVNQRRQAKKRLLADEEEYAYGLH